The genomic segment TTTGTTCTTTTCAAAACAGCAAATAGAATATTCGTTTCAGGATCTAAGAAGATACTATAGTCAGAAATTCCAGCATCTTTCAGAAGAGCAACAAGATCATCCCAAATTTCATCATGACGTTTCTTGTAAACTTCTGCTTGATTAGGGTTAAGAAGCATTTTAAAAGCAATTTGTTCCATCATATTTTTCAGAATAAAATCAGAAAATTAATTACAATTCAACAACAGTATTGGTATCAAAGGATCGGATAGCTCCTTCAATAGCCTCCTGGGCTGCTAGTCCTTCCTTACCGGAACCATTTACTTCATTAGGTGGTACTTGGTTTATGTTATCTTGCACCCAGGCCTCAATTCTTGATCTAAAAGTTTCTTGGAAATGATTCATTCCACCATAACAGTCATATTGCTCCATACTCCGGCTCCTCCTTGGGTAGTAACGAAGAGACTCACAAGCATTTTCAATAACAATTCTACCTTTTGAACCTACGATCTCCAGGGTTTCTAAGCCAAACGAACCAGACGGAAAATCACCATCGTAGCTACCTCTCAGGTGCCCAATGACCCCATTTTCAAATTGAAGATTCATTTGAGCATTTGACCATATTTTTCTTCCCTCACCTTTATTAGCGAAGCATTGAATTTTTTGTATTGGACCACCGAAGTAATTGAGAATATTGAAGGAGTGAGGATGTAGTGCACGTAGATGGAACCAAGGAGAAGTCTCCACTGGGTTATCAATCCACATCGTCATGTCAATCATGTGAATCGTGCCGATTCGATTTGCGTCAATCCATTCCTTCGCTTTGATCGCAGAGGGGGTGAAACGATGGTTTAGATTAATTCCGTAACGAACTTGTTTTTCTTCAGCTAGTTTTGTCATTAAGCGAGCATGTTCAATATTATTAGAGATAGGTTTTTCACCAAGAACATGTATCCCTGCTTCCAGAAGTTCTACAGTTGGCAGATAGTGATCTCCCCCATTTTCTTCCCCTTTCGTACAAACACTTGCAATCTCCATTGGCATCTCAGTCAGCAGTGATTCAACACTATAATATGCCTTGCAGTTAAATTTATTGGCTGCCTTATCTACTTTTTCCCGATCGATATCACAGACAGCAGTCAAATCCACATTTTCTAGGGAAGAGTAAATCTCTGTATGAATGGAGCCAATATTTCCAACTCCAATTACTGCAGCCTTAATTTTTTTCATAGTTTAATCTGTGATGGATGAAAGAGCACAATTTAACCATCCCTTTGACTCTGCAGCAATAGTGGTGCAGGAGTGAAGTGAAAGATCACCTTGTTTTGCTCCAATAACTTCAAGATTTATAGGTCCAGTGTAATTTGACACCTGTAACAGTTTAAGGATTCCGATTAGATCAATTTTTCCTCTGCCACATATTTGTTGAAATGGTGAGCCTGGGCCTTTGATATCTTGTGCAATACAGTCTCTGATATGGACATGACTGATCCAGGGTAAGACTTCTTTGAATCCATCTACTGGATCCTCTGGAACTCTAAATATATGACTAGGGTCAAAATCTAAACGAACATTGTAACTCTCTAGTAACTGTACAGCTTTTTTGGACAGTTCAGTATTATCAATACAAGTATTATAATGAGCCTTGAAACAAGTCGTCACATTGTATTTATTTGAAATTTCACTGTGTCTTTTAAGACTCTCTAATGCGGAGTCAAAAGATCCTCCGGCAATGGGCACACCATTCGAATCAATACTTCCACCAGGACCGAGGTTGATAACAGGACATCCAATACCTGCTGCCAATTGAACAATGTATTCCCAAAAATTGAGATCGTGCTTTGCCCGCTCAATCGCTGTTACAGGCAATTCATATTTATTGATCAGCGCACAAATCGTAGAAATGTTTTGACTGACTGGATCAGACTCATTGATGTGCTCACTCATTGCTGGATCGAGGGCAGAAAGTTCAATTCCCGAGTAGCCCATTTCACTGGCAGCTATAAAAGCTTTTTCAAGATCAAAATTGCCGAACAGAACTGAGTTAAAACCAAGTTTCATTGTGCCTATATCGTTGATAAAGTTTATCTGGGAGTCCTGCTTTCGAATGAGTTGCAGAAATTTAGATTGGTAAAAATGGATTCCCTTGGATCGGCTGACCATCTTCACTGGCAATATGCTCTTTCAATAGGTGGTCACCCTGACAATTGAAAAGGGTCTCAGTATCCATAAAATGTAGCGCGATGGCCCTTCTCGGCTGACCAGAAAGGTTGGGGCCTGAGCTATGCCAAGTGAGTGAATCGTGAAAATGAACGTGACCTTTTTGCACTGGACAGAGCACTTGAGTCGGTTCACTCATAAAGCTGTCATTGTGTCCAAGCTGCCAGCTTCCATCATGCTGATGCAACCATTCATTCTGATTTCCCTTCAGGTGCGATCCCGGAACCATCACCATACACCCATTCTGAGGACCAGCATCATCAAGAGCGATCCAAGCCGTCAATTGAGTTCCACCCTTCATTATAGGCCACTTTGGCAAATCTTGATGCCATGACAGGCGGCCTCCAACATGACTTGGTTTGTACTGCACCTGATCATGCCAAATCCTGAAATCCGATTTCCCCGTCAACTTCGAGATGTAGTGTTTGAGTTTCGCATTTTTCAAGAGTTGGGAAAACGCTTCGGATGCCTGCCAAATATTGACGATTTGCCAAATTGGCCTCTGCTCTTCTCCTGAAAGATTTGCAATACGAATAGGTTGGGGGCGTGTGGGGTTTTCTCTATGTTCAATGACAGAAAGAATCTCATTAGCAAGCTCAGTTGCTGTGTCTTCAGTGATTAGAGGGCCTGCATTTACAAATCCGTTCTTTTTGAACAGGTATACTTGGTGTTTAGATAAAAGGTCTTCTTCAGCCATACTCATTCACTTGCCTAAATTTTGAGAACATCATCCGTTCGCACGACTTTTTCTTGTAGGATTGACTGCACAGCAGCTTCCAAAGCGATCTGAGCCTTCAGCCCATCTAAACCACTTCCATCGATATCTTGAGGCGCAACATTGCGCTCAATTTCGTCGACAAGATGGTTAATACGATTCACAAAAGTATCTGTGAAACTTTCCATACCCCCAAAAATGGGATTTGTGTAGACAGATTTGACGAGATCACCTGAAGGATAAAGAGTTGCCTCTCGATACATGTCCTCAATCACAACTCTTCCATTAATTCCTGCAAACTCGCATCTCTCCATTGGGTGACCTCGTTGGATATCGTAGCTGCCGGTCAAAGAACCAATACATCCATTTTTAAATCTCAGATTAAACTCTGCATTTGACCAAATGGATCGATTTGGACCCTTCATCGCGAAGCAGTGAACCTGCTCAATATCCCCAAAAAAATGACGCATGATATCAATTGAGTGGGGATGAAGAGCCTTGATGTGAAAAAATGGCGAAGATTCATTGGGATTATGAATCCAAATGCTCATGTTGATAAAAAGTGGGGTTCCTATTCTATTATCAAGCTGCCATTGCTTTGCAATGCGAGCTGCCGGGGTAAACCGATGATTCAGGTTAACAGCCAGTATTTTATTATACCGCTCTGCGGTCTGAACCATTTCGAATGCGTTTGCAATGGAATTGCTGATCGGTTTTTCACAAAGCACATGAGAGCCATTGGTTAGTGCAAATATTGTTGGCTCAAAATGATCACTGCCATATTCATAACCCCCTGTGGTTACGCTACATAGATGTATTTCTTCCTTCGAAAACAACTCTTCTATTGAGGCATAAC from the SAR324 cluster bacterium genome contains:
- a CDS encoding L-rhamnose mutarotase is translated as MEQIAFKMLLNPNQAEVYKKRHDEIWDDLVALLKDAGISDYSIFLDPETNILFAVLKRTKDHRMEELPEHEVMQRWWSFMGDIMATENSRAPVVKPLEFMFHLP
- a CDS encoding Gfo/Idh/MocA family oxidoreductase; translation: MKKIKAAVIGVGNIGSIHTEIYSSLENVDLTAVCDIDREKVDKAANKFNCKAYYSVESLLTEMPMEIASVCTKGEENGGDHYLPTVELLEAGIHVLGEKPISNNIEHARLMTKLAEEKQVRYGINLNHRFTPSAIKAKEWIDANRIGTIHMIDMTMWIDNPVETSPWFHLRALHPHSFNILNYFGGPIQKIQCFANKGEGRKIWSNAQMNLQFENGVIGHLRGSYDGDFPSGSFGLETLEIVGSKGRIVIENACESLRYYPRRSRSMEQYDCYGGMNHFQETFRSRIEAWVQDNINQVPPNEVNGSGKEGLAAQEAIEGAIRSFDTNTVVEL
- a CDS encoding sugar phosphate isomerase/epimerase; translated protein: MKLGFNSVLFGNFDLEKAFIAASEMGYSGIELSALDPAMSEHINESDPVSQNISTICALINKYELPVTAIERAKHDLNFWEYIVQLAAGIGCPVINLGPGGSIDSNGVPIAGGSFDSALESLKRHSEISNKYNVTTCFKAHYNTCIDNTELSKKAVQLLESYNVRLDFDPSHIFRVPEDPVDGFKEVLPWISHVHIRDCIAQDIKGPGSPFQQICGRGKIDLIGILKLLQVSNYTGPINLEVIGAKQGDLSLHSCTTIAAESKGWLNCALSSITD
- a CDS encoding phytanoyl-CoA dioxygenase family protein; the protein is MAEEDLLSKHQVYLFKKNGFVNAGPLITEDTATELANEILSVIEHRENPTRPQPIRIANLSGEEQRPIWQIVNIWQASEAFSQLLKNAKLKHYISKLTGKSDFRIWHDQVQYKPSHVGGRLSWHQDLPKWPIMKGGTQLTAWIALDDAGPQNGCMVMVPGSHLKGNQNEWLHQHDGSWQLGHNDSFMSEPTQVLCPVQKGHVHFHDSLTWHSSGPNLSGQPRRAIALHFMDTETLFNCQGDHLLKEHIASEDGQPIQGNPFLPI
- a CDS encoding Gfo/Idh/MocA family oxidoreductase, coding for MPINTAVIGMGPIGNRHAAIYKKNPKINLVGLCEKDPSRNQKAASQFNLPCYASIEELFSKEEIHLCSVTTGGYEYGSDHFEPTIFALTNGSHVLCEKPISNSIANAFEMVQTAERYNKILAVNLNHRFTPAARIAKQWQLDNRIGTPLFINMSIWIHNPNESSPFFHIKALHPHSIDIMRHFFGDIEQVHCFAMKGPNRSIWSNAEFNLRFKNGCIGSLTGSYDIQRGHPMERCEFAGINGRVVIEDMYREATLYPSGDLVKSVYTNPIFGGMESFTDTFVNRINHLVDEIERNVAPQDIDGSGLDGLKAQIALEAAVQSILQEKVVRTDDVLKI